TGTTTGGCGCTCTGAAGTTGTAACTGCCTATTTGTCATGGTTATTTTAGAGAATTTGAAAAGAATTCCTTTGCACCCAAAAAGCAaaagattataattttatttacattttttaactatcaAGGCTTAAAGCTTATTTCTTTGGTGACTAggttcttaaataaaaaatataatttataaatggagGTCCCAAAAAATTACTTCCAACCAAAAGGTAGTCAAAAGTTTTGGTTTACCTAAAGAAAGTCCTAGGtacaaaagttaatttttgattatatAACTATTAAGGACATTTATTTGGCGACTAAactctaattatttttagaaatcacTTCCAAGCAATTCCCAATCGaaagtaaaatataatgttTCTAGGCACATCTTAACTTTTTAGAACATTAGAACCAAACGGAAACAATTCTTTATGCGTGAAATAAGGGATATAATTGGAAATATCTCTACGTTTTTTTTCAACTATAAAAAACCCTACAGAGGTGGTCTAATTAGAAAGATTTCCACTCAAGAGTGGCTCCCGAGATCTAAAGATGACCGGCGGGGACATTAATGGAGTGCATCTACGAGGTTCCTTCCGCATGACGAGCTACCCCAATGTCGAACGACGAATGCCGCCCCGATATGACAAACAATCAGATTACCAGACAGGTGTACGTACGTTTTCAGACTCGAGTGAAGAGTTGCCTATATAGTGCGCATATTATCAATTTCCAAATGGTAGTCGCACTCGTTTACCGTACACAATCTAATCGGCACTTATGCGATTAATTAAATAGCCGTTCGAGTTCCTTTTCCCAGGAACTAGTCCCGATGCAGTGCAGTTAAGTGggtggtggcggtggcggtggcggAGATAGTGAAAGCCGATCCGTTCTGAATCGAGGCGCGAGTAAAACTGAGAAatggaatttaaaattcccaGGCGGCTGGCCGTGTCCGCTCGGTGCCAATCGAAGCCTGATAAAGCTTTATCAGGCCATAAAGCCGAGGGCGGGAACAATCGGTTCTCTCATCGCTGGTCTGGCCCACGTGCAAATCAAATTTTGGACATATCTCAGAGCAGAAAACCTATGGCTTATCGGACCTCTTTGTTTTCCCCGTGTGGAGAGTGTCCGAGTGGCTGAGTGGAGAGTTCAGgcggaatagcaatgactacACAAAACAGACAATAAAAGAACGCGACAATGACATTATTATTACGATCTCTAACCCCCTTCCCCACCGCCCCCCGTCGACGACCCCAAGCGATTAGAATTGTAAGCAAGTGAATTAGCAGAATGTGTAGACTACGGTGCCGCATGTGGGCAGAGGGTTGCCACCACAGTTGCGGATCGCCTAGGTGTCCGTCTTGATGTGCAGGTCAGGATCGTTGGCATTTTGGAGTATCCTGTTCTGCCCGATGTTCAGTATCATGGCCATGCCCATCCAGAGTAGTATAAGGATAATCAAGCCCACGAAAAGGGACTGTGCTACGGTCGGGGTCATAAACATAGAACAGCTCCAGCAGGGTTTCACCTCGTAGTTCAGATCCATACCATTATCCTTATCTGCAAAAAGTGATAATTAGATATCTACACTAtctgaattttattatttgaaaatattcttattttgtGGCCCATTGTTATTGTGAGTCAATGGTTCATGAAAGATAACGATTGTTTAAAACCGGATATCATATTAAAGGCCTGATATCTGTTTATTTTCTAACCAGATAAACCACTTACCTCGCCAAAGGATGTCCAGGTAAAAGTCAAAGAACGTGAGGATCTCCGTGTCCGCGGCATAGCCCGTTATGTCCGTACAACAGAGACTGAATTCAAAACCGAAGAACACGAGATCCCGCAGATAGTGCGAGTTGTTGCCGAAGATAATGCGGGTGAGGAACCAATTGCTCTGCGAGGGAACCAGCTCTACGAGTAGGGGACCTCGGTTTGTGTCCATCACCAGCACGATGCCTCCGTAGATGTCTCGGCCGTTTAGCAGGCCCACCTGAACTTCCTCCCTTCCGTGGGGAAGGACCACGTCCGTTCGGTTGTAGCGGTTCCAAGCTCCCGGCCGCTCCTTCTTGGCCCACAGGATATTACGGAATGATAGGATGACCATGTCGTGACGCAGAACGGTCATATTGTCGACCAAGCTGTAGCTAAAACGTTGCGGCATTTCACCAAATCCGAAATCGGTCACATTCGTCGATGGACCCAGGCTCTTTGATGGGTCCATTTTCAGGGGTGCCGGTCGCGTCTTTTGGGCCTGACGACGCCTGAAAGCCCTATCCTCCTCCGTGTAAGCCGTGTACACATGCACCACCGGACAGTCGCTGAACTGATAGGTTGCCATCGCCATGGCAGCGTctgaaataatcattattactTTACAAATATAGCAAATTAAAtcgttaaaatatataattttattcccTGAAGCTAAGAAATTGCATTGTTCTCTTCAGTTTAGCtcaataattttaatagttCTGATATGTATTTAAGTTAAGCCATTTGatttatagtttaatttaatatttgtataaacttgtttctttaaaattagttaagCAATTTCTtacatataattataattatattaccCCTTTTTGAtatatcttttaaatttatttaaactatattaATACTTTCGATAATAGGTCTTTAAAAGTGGATTTTTGTGGATTTTCTACGACTATGGATAGGTACTTTTAGAGGGGTTAAGTTAAATTAAGTTTCAGAATAAGGGttttccaatttaattataataatcctACCGTGAGCAAGCACATTGCGATCGTTGAAGCTGAATGCGTGTATCTGGCCCTGTTTGCAAGGAAGCTCCATTTCCAGTTCCAGCCTCCTTATCTCCGTGATCACGGGATAGTGCCAGTAGATCTCTCCCGTCTTCCTACTAACCCGATCCACGGCCTTCAGAGGCTCCTCCACCTGGCTGTAGTAGTTCATGGGCTGGATCTTGCTCAAGTAGGGAAAGCACACATCGCAGTTAATGTCCTTGGCGGCTAGCTAAAATAACCAGGCGTTCAGAATCTAAATATACAGTATGCCTGATAAAATACCTCCGAGGCTAGGTAAATCACTATCATATTGCTCTTCTGCAAATTTGCTATTATCCTTTCAAACTGTTTAGTTATCACTGGGCGAAAGATACTCGTAGTTTTGGGTCTGCAAAGGGGTCGTATGGGGTaggtataattatttttagttgtgCCAATAACTTACGTATCGGTACCCCAGATCAGAACCGGTGGTGAACTGGTAACTTTCGCGGAGACTAAGAGGATTTTAGTTACCAATACAAAACTTAATAAGGAGAACATCTTGAATATTTCTCTTGACTTGACttgataatattatttgtagCTTTGAGCtaagttttgaaataaaagTCCGGCCTGCTTATTTGATATGCTAGACCTAGTTAGGAAACAGTTGGATTTCATTATCTGCAGTGTTTATTTTacgctaaatattttttaaattaataaaagaattaTCCCTTTATTATTACTCAATATTTGGTAAAAGTAGTTAACtagtaaaaacaagagagaacgctatagtcgggttgttgtcccgactatctaatacccgtcactcagctaaagggagtgcgaacgctgtgtcgggttggtgtcccgactaataatcgtaactcagctaaagggagtgcgagggagatagatatataatttttgattgcgtataactttttaatgaatggtccgatttgaaaaatgtcttctacatttcgataggtataaatatacacaacaaaattgcatttatacttctcggaaatctttaaagatgtgggcgcaggacccattttaaaatcgttagtgggcgattgtgggcgttagagggggcgtggcgctcggctaaaataaacttgcgctgcgtaggaagccaaagaatatgtgtgggaaatctcaaccttctagcttttgtagtttctgagatctcagcgttcatacagacggacagacggacatggctagatcgactcggctagtgaccctgatcaagaatatatatactttatggggtcggaaacgcttccttctagctgttacatacttttgcacgaatctagtatacccttttactctacgagtaacgggtataaaaatacactacatttctttaaaattatttaattagaaaaatacattttataattacgATCTAGCACTTGTTGCTTCAACATGTTGCCCGCGATTCAAAAGCATGCGTAAGCGACGGCAATAAAGTTgcaattaagaacaaaaaaaaaaaaaacaaatagtgATAAGATAAGAAATGGCTTATCAAACAAAAGTCGGAGAGAGAGGCAAGCGGTTCTGGCCAGGTGGGGCTCCTCAGTTTGCTCTCGTTACCCATTTCGAATAGACGTTAGTGCGGTCCTAACGCGGCCAAGATGCCATCGAGCCAGGGCCACTAACCAAAGTAATCAATAACCAATACGAAAAGCGAGTGAAGTGAAGTGAAGTGAACACAACCGAATCCAAAATCGAATACGAATATGGCGCAGAATACGCGCAACTCCGATTTATCGCAGATAGCGGTCAATGCCAACAATATACCCGATGGTGGGTGACCCAAATCCCCCAACGATTCCCTATAATCTATTGAAAATTCTCTACCCCCAACCAGACAGCGTCGATTGCGGCATCAAGGGTCTGGGCTGGTGTCGCGGTCCCGGGTGCCAGAAATACGCCCGCCTGCGCACCTTCATCCTGGTCCTGGCCATCTCGGGAACCCTCCAGGGCGCCTGCGAATCCTACTTCCGCGTTTCGGCCAAACAGGCCGCCTTCCAATTTGGCTACAGTCCGCTGCTAGTCGGTGAGTAAGCGGCCTTATCGCTGAAACGGGAGAATGCCAACATGACCGGGGAAAGATAATTGAGGTGTTGGCCCGGTCCTACGTGGAGATTTCAGTTCAGCTATCAGTTTTGCGATATTCTTGACGATTGTATATAGTATGAGTATGGTTGCTGAGTACTTGTTACCCCTAGGTCGAATGGGAAACTTGGATGGTTTactgttaaaatattacaataatatttgttctgctttatacataaaaaatgtttcaattataatataaaataatttggtattattattactatttattttcctATATAAATTCCAATATAGTTCTATAATAAACCGGAGAAACCCGAAATCTCTCATG
The genomic region above belongs to Drosophila takahashii strain IR98-3 E-12201 chromosome 2L, DtakHiC1v2, whole genome shotgun sequence and contains:
- the LOC108067536 gene encoding V-type proton ATPase subunit S1 — encoded protein: MFSLLSFVLVTKILLVSAKVTSSPPVLIWGTDTPKTTSIFRPVITKQFERIIANLQKSNMIVIYLASELAAKDINCDVCFPYLSKIQPMNYYSQVEEPLKAVDRVSRKTGEIYWHYPVITEIRRLELEMELPCKQGQIHAFSFNDRNVLAHDAAMAMATYQFSDCPVVHVYTAYTEEDRAFRRRQAQKTRPAPLKMDPSKSLGPSTNVTDFGFGEMPQRFSYSLVDNMTVLRHDMVILSFRNILWAKKERPGAWNRYNRTDVVLPHGREEVQVGLLNGRDIYGGIVLVMDTNRGPLLVELVPSQSNWFLTRIIFGNNSHYLRDLVFFGFEFSLCCTDITGYAADTEILTFFDFYLDILWRDKDNGMDLNYEVKPCWSCSMFMTPTVAQSLFVGLIILILLWMGMAMILNIGQNRILQNANDPDLHIKTDT